CACTGCCCATTATGTTAATAGCCAAGATCTTTCGCAGCAAGTGTACGTATACAATCAGAGCATACAATCCCAAGCAAAAGAGACCAGCACCTGTCAATGCATAAATAAATAGCATATTCATTTTTCGTCTTCTTTTTCCCAAAAAGCACTGAGAAATAGAGTAATCAGCGTTACACCAATCGAAACTGTTGCTACACTTTCAAGCATAAAAATCAGGCTGCTAGCTTGGGCAGGAGGATATTCCAATAATCTGCCTGTGATCAACATACTTAGTGCGGCAACAGCAAGAAATAGAGCTGAACCGGCCACAAGAATGAACCGTAGGGTAAATGAAGAGAAGATCTTTTGAAGTTGCCAGCCCGACAAGAGCAGTAACACTCCAGCTGCTCCTAATACAGATCCTGCTTGAAATGCACCACCAGGCGCATGTGCACCTACCCATAACAGATAGGCTGCAACCAATATCAGTAGTGGAACTAAGAGCCCTGTCAATGCATCCAAAACAGGACTACTAAGAATAGTTTTGGTATGTGGTATTGAATCTTCCAGTGCCCATATTCCCAAAAGTGCTACCAGCAGTACAATCATCTCTAAGAAGGTATCGTAAGCTCGGAAATTCAGCAATACACCTGTGACAGGATTTGAAACGCCACTTCTTTGTAGCTTCTCTTCTACTACTTTTTGAAGTCCTACAGCATGCTCAGGTAAGGAAAATATTGCATAACCAAGCCCCATAGCGAGAATTACTAAGAATATAAATAATGGCCAACGGACATTATAAGAGGTATGGTGTATATTTGTTTTGAAGTTACTAGTACCTATTTCGACGATGCTGATCTCACGGAGTCTCGCTAGTGAAGCCAGCAGCAGTGCACCAGTCAAGCCTGCACCTATGGCTACTTCAGCCATAGCAACGTCAGGGGCATTCAGGCGCACCCAAGCTAGTGCCATTAAAAGCCCAAATGTAACAAAGAGCACAATAGCCTTAAATAGATTCTGACTGGCCAATGACATCCATGCTATTAATAATAAGGAGACACATAATAAGCCATCAAAAGCATATGCAAGAAAACTCAGCGTTTCCAAAATGGGATTCCTTTGTGTAATGCACTCTTGGCAATCAGATGAGCAGACGTTGCTCCAGATGAGAGTACTAACACCCAAATTAGAAACAGTTTACCAACAATGGTCCACGACTCTGCTTGCAGACAGAGACCTGCTATAATTAAGCCCAGTCCTACGTTATCAGCCTTCGTTAAGGCATGAAGCCGAGTATATACATCCGGAAAACGTATAAGACCCAAAGTACCTGCAAAAAAGAAAATAGCACCAAGAATCAGCAATATCAATGTAGCATAATCAAGCAATGTCATCCTCCAAATCTTCTTTCGGCCAAGCACGCTGTACAAATGCCACCGCTGTTAAGGCAGCCAATAGAGCAAAAATTAGAGCTAGGTCACGCAGAGCTGCATTATCCATTGCCTGGGATAGTAACAGTAAAATGGCAACTGCAATGGTTCCAAATAGCTGTGCAGATAACATCCGATCAGCAGGGGTAGGACCACGTAAAATACGCCACATCCCTATTACCAAATTAAGTAGTAAAAATAGTGCTAATCCAAGATAGAAGGTCTGCATACCATTTACTCTTCTAATTTTACTGGCGTGATAAATTCAGGGGGTTTGATTGCTAGTACTGAACAATGTATCTGATTAAGGATGGTTTCGGCAGTATTACCCATAATAAAGCCTGGAATACCGGTCCGTGCTACCGTACCCATCACGATTATATCTGCCTCAATCTTCTTTGCCAATTGAGGAATCGATTGACTAGCTAAGCCTTTGATTAAGTGTATATTTGGCTTAAGATAATCCAGCATATTACCTACTTGACTATCGATTGCATCATGTAAAAATGTATTGAGCTTTTCTTCTTGCTGATCTTTTACCCTGTTAGCATAGTCATCAATTTCTTCTTTCGTCATCTTTATAAAGGGACTATGCATAAGACTTTCGGCAGGAGCATCCCAAACATGGACAACATGTAGTTGTGAGAAGTCATTCACGGCCAGAGAACTTGCCATTTGAAGAATCTGCAGATTCAAAGCTTTCTGTGATGCTTCTAACTGTTCTGCATCATCACTGTCAAGATCGACAGCTGCCAAAATATTATGATAGGATTTTGGAGAATCAGGTTTTATTAGCCAGACTGGGCACGGGCATTTACGTAATAGATGCATATCGTTACTGCCAAATAAATGGTCCAACCAATCTGCAATTTCCGGCATTTTTATAACAAGGTCGTGTCCGTTACGCAAAACATCATAAATAATTTCAAGAAAAGGGACTCCCGATAGCGTTCTCGTCTCTATTTTGATCTTATGTAAAAACGATTTTACTAAAGAATCGAGTTTTTCTTTTTTTTCATTTTCCATAATAGTTTGTAAGTCGATATCAGGATCGTCTTTAAACAGATTAAAGTCAACGGTAATGTGGGGAACAACAGTGACGATAGTCAGAATGGCTTGATTTGTTTCGGCAAGTGTAATTGCACGTTCCAATATAGGATGACAATCCTCTTCAGACTCGAGTACGCACAAGATATTTTTAAATCGTTTCATTGTATTTTCCTTTATTATAACCATTCACAGAGAGACCAAACATTTTTGCTACATGATG
The sequence above is drawn from the Candidatus Sulfurimonas baltica genome and encodes:
- a CDS encoding monovalent cation/H+ antiporter complex subunit F — encoded protein: MQTFYLGLALFLLLNLVIGMWRILRGPTPADRMLSAQLFGTIAVAILLLLSQAMDNAALRDLALIFALLAALTAVAFVQRAWPKEDLEDDIA
- a CDS encoding hydrogenase subunit MbhD domain-containing protein, whose translation is METLSFLAYAFDGLLCVSLLLIAWMSLASQNLFKAIVLFVTFGLLMALAWVRLNAPDVAMAEVAIGAGLTGALLLASLARLREISIVEIGTSNFKTNIHHTSYNVRWPLFIFLVILAMGLGYAIFSLPEHAVGLQKVVEEKLQRSGVSNPVTGVLLNFRAYDTFLEMIVLLVALLGIWALEDSIPHTKTILSSPVLDALTGLLVPLLILVAAYLLWVGAHAPGGAFQAGSVLGAAGVLLLLSGWQLQKIFSSFTLRFILVAGSALFLAVAALSMLITGRLLEYPPAQASSLIFMLESVATVSIGVTLITLFLSAFWEKEDEK
- a CDS encoding universal stress protein, with translation MKRFKNILCVLESEEDCHPILERAITLAETNQAILTIVTVVPHITVDFNLFKDDPDIDLQTIMENEKKEKLDSLVKSFLHKIKIETRTLSGVPFLEIIYDVLRNGHDLVIKMPEIADWLDHLFGSNDMHLLRKCPCPVWLIKPDSPKSYHNILAAVDLDSDDAEQLEASQKALNLQILQMASSLAVNDFSQLHVVHVWDAPAESLMHSPFIKMTKEEIDDYANRVKDQQEEKLNTFLHDAIDSQVGNMLDYLKPNIHLIKGLASQSIPQLAKKIEADIIVMGTVARTGIPGFIMGNTAETILNQIHCSVLAIKPPEFITPVKLEE
- the mnhG gene encoding monovalent cation/H(+) antiporter subunit G; the protein is MLDYATLILLILGAIFFFAGTLGLIRFPDVYTRLHALTKADNVGLGLIIAGLCLQAESWTIVGKLFLIWVLVLSSGATSAHLIAKSALHKGIPFWKR